A stretch of DNA from Bacteroidales bacterium:
AGGCGGCAATCAGCGATGCTGTTTTTTTGCGGACAATAGTGAAGTATGTTTCTTCATCAATATTCATTGTCCGTGCCTTTTTTATTTGTATTAATTCTCCTTCACTCATATTATTCACAGCGTCGGAAACAATGTGCAGAATTTCGTATTCTTTCCCATGTAATGCAGTTAGCAGACCTTTTGAAAGAAGATAGTCGCCGACAAGAACTGCCGCTTTGTTTTTCCATAAAGCATTTATCGAAAAAAATCCCCGCCTCATATCTGCTTCGTCAACCACATCATCGTGTATAAGAGTAGCGGTGTGAAGCATCTCAATAAGTGTGGCAGCTGTATGTGTGGATGTGTTAATTTTTCCAAACATTCCGCCAGATAACAAAACCAGGATGGGGCGTATTTGTTTTCCTTTGGTTTTCAACACATACTTCAGTATTTTATCAAGAAAAAGCGATTCGCTCCGCATCTTTTCGGCAAAAAGACAGTTAAATTCTTTTATGTCGGATTCAATAGGTTTTGTTATTTCTTTCAGCGAAGTCATCATTCCGAATAATAAAATCAAAAGTAAGAATTTTGTTTTGTTCGGTGTAAAAAAAACATTGTTCCGGTATTAATACTAATAAACCAGTTTTATGAGAACCGGCAGATGATCGCTGTAGCCTCCGTAATATTTACCTCCGTCATAGGTTTTTGAGGGGGGCCATTGCCCTGTTTTATCGGGATAAAGCATCCATTTTTTTTGAAATATTTCTGCCGAACCGGGTTTTATGTGAAGTTTTTCTATTGGTTGCATCAGCAAATCTCCCGAAACGATGAACTGGTCGAGCATGTTCCATTTTTTATCTACGGTGAAATAATAACTGCCCTGACGATTCAGATAATGCGGAAAGAAAAGATTATAGAGAGAGCCCTTTGCCGGCTTATCAACCGGTGATAATGCTTTTAAATACTGCATAAGGCTTTTATCTCCCGGTTCGTCGTTA
This window harbors:
- a CDS encoding polyprenyl synthetase family protein, giving the protein MILLFGMMTSLKEITKPIESDIKEFNCLFAEKMRSESLFLDKILKYVLKTKGKQIRPILVLLSGGMFGKINTSTHTAATLIEMLHTATLIHDDVVDEADMRRGFFSINALWKNKAAVLVGDYLLSKGLLTALHGKEYEILHIVSDAVNNMSEGELIQIKKARTMNIDEETYFTIVRKKTASLIAACCSAGTYTTTGDKAITEKMKQFGEYLGIAFQIKDDLLDFDANNKTGKSAQNDIKNKKISLPLIHTIKNVNIVERKHILGLLKNQNSPKKKMSELIEFIRQQKGFEYTETRMNEYKNLALEILSGFPDSAYKKSLENLVIFTTERVY